One Candidatus Binatia bacterium DNA window includes the following coding sequences:
- a CDS encoding ABC transporter ATP-binding protein — protein sequence MIEVRNLTKRFGDIVAIDDVSFTAAKGQILGFLGPNGAGKTTTMRIITGFMPATAGTVSVAGFDIFEESYEVRKRIGYLPENPPLYGDMTTESYLRFVGRIKGVAKSELGDAVDRVLQRCGLTEVTGRLLGHLSKGFRQRVGLAQALIHEPSVLVLDEPTIGLDPRQIREIRTLIRELSGERTVILSTHILPEVAQLCEKVVIISDGRIAVEGLLADLTRDRTLEDVFMRYISTEGATAAVGGAA from the coding sequence ATGATTGAAGTTCGCAACCTCACCAAGCGGTTTGGAGACATTGTCGCCATCGACGACGTCAGTTTCACCGCTGCCAAAGGCCAGATTCTCGGATTCCTCGGGCCCAATGGGGCCGGCAAGACCACCACGATGCGGATCATCACCGGCTTCATGCCGGCGACCGCGGGCACCGTTAGCGTGGCGGGCTTCGACATCTTCGAGGAGTCCTACGAGGTACGAAAACGCATCGGCTACCTGCCGGAGAATCCGCCTCTTTACGGCGATATGACCACCGAGAGCTACTTGCGGTTCGTCGGCCGCATCAAGGGGGTCGCCAAGTCGGAACTCGGGGATGCGGTCGACCGGGTTCTGCAACGGTGCGGGCTCACGGAGGTGACCGGACGCCTGCTCGGACACCTGTCGAAGGGATTTCGTCAGCGCGTGGGCCTGGCCCAGGCACTGATACACGAGCCCAGCGTGCTCGTGCTCGATGAGCCGACGATCGGCCTCGACCCTCGCCAGATTCGGGAGATTCGCACGTTGATACGCGAGCTGTCCGGCGAACGCACGGTGATCCTCTCGACGCACATCCTGCCCGAGGTCGCGCAGCTCTGCGAGAAAGTCGTCATCATCAGCGATGGGCGTATCGCGGTCGAGGGGCTGCTGGCCGATTTGACGCGCGACCGGACGCTGGAAGACGTGTTCATGCGCTACATCTCGACCGAAGGCGCGACCGCGGCGGTGGGGGGGGCGGCGTGA
- a CDS encoding ABC transporter permease: MKNAFVIAGKELRSYFVSPIAYVVLTGFLLLGGWFFFNLVARFDFLLSIYSAMRNPEAQARLNLNDFVIAPLLHNLSVILVILTPVITMRSFAEEKRAGTYELLMTSPLSVTEIVLGKFLGVLGFLVVMLGLTAVYPAILLAYGNPEVGIMASGYLGLFLLAVSFACVGLLTSAFTDNQIVAAVSCLVILLLLYVISWPADTAGGMLGPLLKYLSLTEHFAEMVRGVIRLQDLVYFGSVIVLALFVTQRAVESVRWR, translated from the coding sequence GTGAAGAACGCATTCGTCATCGCCGGCAAGGAACTGCGATCGTACTTCGTGTCGCCGATCGCATACGTGGTGCTCACCGGATTTCTGCTGCTCGGCGGCTGGTTCTTCTTCAACCTCGTGGCACGGTTCGATTTCCTGCTGTCGATTTACTCCGCAATGCGCAACCCCGAGGCGCAGGCGCGGTTGAACTTGAACGACTTCGTCATCGCTCCGCTGCTGCACAATCTGTCCGTCATACTCGTCATTCTCACGCCGGTGATCACCATGCGCAGCTTCGCCGAGGAGAAGCGGGCCGGGACGTACGAGCTGTTGATGACCTCGCCGCTCTCGGTAACCGAGATAGTCCTCGGCAAGTTCCTCGGTGTGCTCGGATTCCTCGTCGTCATGTTGGGGCTGACCGCGGTGTATCCGGCAATTCTGCTGGCTTACGGGAATCCCGAGGTGGGTATCATGGCGTCGGGCTATCTCGGTCTGTTCCTGCTTGCCGTGAGCTTCGCGTGCGTCGGTCTCCTGACCTCCGCCTTCACGGACAACCAGATCGTCGCCGCGGTAAGCTGCCTCGTCATCCTGCTCCTCCTCTACGTGATCTCGTGGCCCGCCGACACGGCCGGCGGCATGCTCGGTCCGCTGCTGAAATACCTGTCGCTGACGGAGCACTTCGCGGAGATGGTCCGCGGCGTGATCCGGCTGCAGGACCTCGTGTACTTCGGAAGCGTAATCGTCCTGGCGCTCTTCGTGACGCAGCGGGCGGTCGAGTCGGTGCGCTGGAGGTAG
- a CDS encoding DUF4340 domain-containing protein: MRFRTTLILAAIFAGLLAYVFLVEEPRRVEESKKKTLLTVQSDDVTGVTLKFADREIVLQKVDGSWRMVAPVEAPADSVAVTNLVNAAVQAEVTKDLGDAGGKLAQYGLDAPLVTVTLKAGDKTLPAVLVGKTTPIGAGAYAKLADMPNVVLTSGALRAGMDKQVKDLRDKTILTFGDPELRQVELQGEGKDIVLTQEDGNWRIEKPRAMAADAATVRSFLSSLRSLRAVDFPADQPTDLAAFGLDKPRLRITLRIGEEGAEKTLLVGSTNDKKEMYVQRAGQPAVYAVSDWGYRDLDKSADDFRDKTIIAFLPADVRGLAVIGPDGTAKLTRGDGNEWRLDGSADKVSAAAVTQYLDEVREVKGFSVAADGPTDLAALGLNPPALTIALTGEGVKPLGTLLIGTRQTAAGPPEHTAMAGDGQTAFVVRDYLVKRLFKKPDAFLEKPTAGPGTPAPPAAQIGEVEDEELLIDEPVDPPE; encoded by the coding sequence ATGCGGTTTCGGACCACGCTCATCCTCGCGGCGATTTTCGCCGGTTTGCTCGCGTATGTGTTCCTCGTGGAAGAACCCAGACGGGTCGAGGAAAGCAAGAAGAAGACCCTCCTTACGGTGCAGAGCGACGACGTTACCGGCGTGACGCTAAAGTTCGCCGATCGCGAGATCGTTCTGCAGAAGGTCGACGGAAGCTGGCGGATGGTGGCGCCCGTCGAGGCGCCGGCCGATAGTGTGGCGGTCACCAACCTCGTGAACGCCGCAGTGCAGGCTGAGGTAACCAAGGACCTTGGCGATGCCGGCGGCAAACTGGCGCAGTACGGTCTCGACGCGCCCCTGGTTACGGTCACCCTGAAGGCCGGGGACAAGACGCTGCCGGCGGTACTGGTGGGCAAGACCACGCCGATCGGCGCCGGGGCTTACGCCAAGCTCGCCGACATGCCCAATGTAGTACTCACCAGCGGCGCCCTGCGGGCCGGCATGGACAAGCAGGTGAAAGACCTGCGCGACAAAACGATCCTTACGTTCGGCGACCCCGAGCTGCGCCAGGTCGAGCTGCAGGGCGAGGGCAAGGATATCGTGCTGACGCAGGAGGACGGCAACTGGCGTATCGAGAAGCCGCGGGCAATGGCCGCCGATGCGGCCACAGTGCGCAGTTTCCTGTCGAGCCTCCGCTCCCTGCGCGCCGTCGACTTTCCCGCCGACCAGCCAACCGATCTCGCCGCCTTCGGTCTCGACAAGCCGAGGTTGCGGATCACGTTGCGCATCGGGGAAGAGGGGGCCGAGAAGACCCTGCTCGTCGGCTCGACCAACGACAAGAAGGAGATGTACGTGCAGCGCGCCGGTCAGCCGGCCGTGTATGCCGTGAGCGACTGGGGCTACCGCGATCTCGACAAATCGGCGGACGATTTCCGCGACAAGACCATCATCGCGTTCCTGCCTGCCGACGTCAGGGGACTCGCGGTGATCGGTCCCGACGGAACGGCGAAGTTGACTCGTGGCGACGGTAACGAGTGGCGGCTGGACGGCTCTGCAGACAAGGTTTCGGCGGCGGCTGTGACCCAGTATCTCGACGAGGTCCGTGAGGTGAAGGGGTTCTCGGTGGCCGCAGACGGGCCGACGGACCTTGCCGCCCTGGGGTTGAATCCGCCCGCGCTTACGATCGCTCTCACCGGCGAGGGGGTCAAGCCGCTGGGTACTCTGCTGATCGGTACCCGACAGACGGCCGCGGGGCCGCCCGAGCACACGGCGATGGCCGGAGACGGTCAGACGGCGTTCGTAGTCCGCGACTATCTGGTGAAGCGCCTCTTCAAGAAGCCCGATGCATTTCTGGAGAAGCCGACCGCGGGGCCGGGCACGCCGGCGCCGCCGGCTGCGCAGATCGGCGAGGTCGAAGACGAAGAACTGTTGATCGACGAGCCCGTCGACCCGCCGGAATAA
- a CDS encoding GldG family protein, which translates to MRRNSSLLGLIGVVLLLFAAVAAVITRARTNVDLFYIAINGLVGLFGVVAYLSSGVQQVRDAVTQRSTKYGANALAMSVVFLGVLAVVNYLVAGNDRRFDLTEQSAFSLSPQSSSVVKGLTQPLEVQAFVEGGLNPELSDLLALYGRESKEFKYELIDPDKQPELAERYQIKTYNTIRFQYGNESTTIAQPTEENITNAIIKVTRTSQKTICFVEGHGEPDIDDVQSPTGLASFRQALANENYAVQKVLLASVASVPAECTVTVAIGTEKPYLESELTAVRGYLDGGGRVLFLLPPRKGNELVPLLAELGVQVGNDVVVDQVVRLFQGPALGLAPLVNTYGPHEITRDFKQRTVFPMARSVRAGADGKAGIAATELVKTSPNSWAESDLAALFERSSAGLDPSADTKGPVAVATVVDLDLKTLGKKTDGTARLAVYGSAEFASSRELEGTYYNRDLLLNTVGWLVGQSDLVSVRPRGVRASRVQFTADQYTVIFYLSVLFLPQVLLLVGLAVWWRRE; encoded by the coding sequence GTGCGGCGCAACAGCTCTCTTCTCGGGCTCATCGGGGTCGTCCTGCTCCTGTTTGCCGCCGTCGCCGCGGTCATCACCAGGGCGCGGACGAATGTCGATCTTTTCTACATTGCCATCAACGGCCTGGTCGGCCTGTTCGGCGTCGTGGCGTATCTCAGCTCCGGCGTCCAGCAGGTCCGCGACGCCGTCACGCAACGCTCCACTAAGTACGGCGCCAACGCCCTGGCGATGTCGGTGGTGTTCCTCGGCGTCCTCGCGGTGGTGAACTACCTGGTGGCGGGCAACGACCGCCGCTTCGACCTTACCGAACAGAGCGCCTTCAGCCTGTCACCGCAGTCGTCGAGCGTGGTCAAAGGTCTCACCCAGCCGCTCGAAGTGCAGGCGTTCGTGGAGGGCGGCCTGAATCCGGAGCTGTCCGACTTGCTCGCCCTTTACGGGCGCGAATCCAAGGAGTTCAAATACGAACTCATCGACCCCGATAAACAACCGGAGCTGGCCGAGCGTTATCAGATCAAGACCTACAATACGATCCGTTTCCAGTACGGCAACGAGTCGACGACGATCGCGCAGCCGACCGAAGAGAACATCACCAACGCGATCATCAAGGTGACGCGAACGTCGCAGAAGACGATTTGTTTTGTCGAGGGCCACGGCGAGCCCGACATCGACGACGTGCAAAGCCCGACCGGCCTGGCGAGTTTCCGCCAGGCGCTGGCCAACGAGAACTACGCCGTGCAGAAGGTGCTGCTGGCGTCCGTGGCGAGCGTGCCGGCGGAGTGTACCGTGACGGTCGCGATCGGGACCGAGAAGCCCTACCTCGAGAGCGAACTCACGGCGGTTCGCGGCTATCTCGACGGTGGTGGGCGAGTGTTGTTCCTGTTGCCGCCGCGCAAGGGCAACGAGCTGGTGCCGCTGCTGGCGGAGCTCGGCGTGCAGGTCGGTAACGATGTCGTTGTCGATCAGGTGGTGAGGTTGTTCCAGGGCCCGGCCCTCGGGCTGGCGCCCCTGGTGAACACGTACGGCCCGCACGAGATCACCCGGGACTTCAAGCAGCGCACGGTATTCCCCATGGCCCGTTCGGTGCGCGCCGGCGCCGACGGCAAGGCCGGCATCGCCGCCACTGAGCTGGTGAAGACGAGCCCCAATAGTTGGGCGGAAAGCGATCTGGCGGCACTGTTCGAGCGCAGCTCCGCCGGCCTGGACCCCAGCGCGGACACCAAGGGTCCGGTGGCGGTTGCAACCGTGGTCGATCTCGACCTGAAAACCCTGGGCAAGAAGACTGATGGGACGGCACGTCTGGCCGTGTACGGCAGTGCCGAGTTCGCGAGCAGCCGGGAACTCGAGGGTACGTACTACAACCGCGACCTCCTGCTGAATACCGTCGGTTGGCTGGTCGGTCAGAGCGACCTGGTGTCGGTGCGACCGCGGGGCGTGCGGGCCTCCCGCGTGCAGTTCACGGCCGATCAGTACACGGTGATCTTCTACCTTTCAGTGCTTTTCCTGCCGCAGGTGCTGCTCCTGGTGGGCCTCGCGGTGTGGTGGCGGCGCGAGTAG